TCTTTGGTGTCTCGGTCAAGACGATCCATGATTGGGAGCAAGGGCGTAACGTACCGCAAGGTGCTGCTTGCCGTCTTATGGATGAGATCAGGAGAAACCCTGAGTACTGGTTGAAGCGACTGATAGAACTTTCGGTTGTCTCTGATAATTGCGACGAGGCAATTGCAAAATAGGATTTATGAGCCACCAATACTAGAACTAGTGGGTGGATGTGCCATTTGTATTGCAACGGACGGGCAGATCCAGGAAGAGCGGTGAGGGCCTGGTAACTCGGGCTCTCTCTTTTTTGCCGCTATTGGCTGGTAATAATCGTCCTCCATGTCTCGGCGTCAGCGTAATACATCGTTGCAACCGCTCCCGCGACGTTACCACAAGCTTCAAACAGATGCCGCGTAGACTCATCTCGGATGATCGGATCGCGGCGAAGCCTCTCTAGCGTGTTTCGGCTTGCCGTGAAATGCAGCCACGCTACCCGCTGTCCGTCTTCTTCGTCAAACGCGATCCTCTCGATTGCCCCGATAAGCGAGATTCGGGGCTTTCGCTTGAAGTGGTCTCCCTTGGGGAATCCCGCTCGTTGGCTATGGTAGAAAGCGATTCCGTCTCCGGGGCTTGGTCGTATTCCCTTGCGATGGATTTTTCCCCAAACGTCGCTTTTGATATCGAGCGTCTCCCCATCATCGGTCAATCCTTCGATCATGCTGGCATAGAATGAGTCGATATCGCCCCAATTCGTTTCGCCTTGATTTGCGAGCGAATACAACCAGCCTACTCCGGTCGTTCCAAGCATGATCGAGTCTCCTGTAGATGGACGGGGAGAGATGCCTGCCGAAATCTTTCCGCTATATTAGCGACTGCGTTAGAAATATTGGCAACAAGCCCGCGAATATTTCAGAGCGGCGTCATTCTACGCTTGGTACGCAAATCGATTGGAGCAGAAATGAGTGGAATTGAGGCGATTAGCGGAGTACTAAGACCTGTTTCGGAAGCCGCAGCGAGCCTTCTCGAAAAGCTGCTAGGAGAGCCTTGTCAACTAGCGGGTGGAATCTTGGCCGATCAGATTTACGTTTGGCAATGGAGGAATCGAATTTCGATTCTTCACAAGGCCCAAGCGATCGTAGAGAAGGACCAAATCGCGGCAAAGGTACTGCCGCCAGGGTTCCTATTGCCGCTAATAGATGCCGCGGGGAATGTTGACGAAGACGAACTGCAATCGTTGTGGGCGGGATTACTAGCTTCCGCAATCGAGGACAGTTCGTCATGCAATAAAGCTTTTGTAGAAACGCTGCGAGTCTTAGGTCCGAGCGACGTAAAGATTCTGCGTCGGCTAAGTGTGTCGCCGATTGTCCAGGCGAGCTTTGATAAAGTCAAAGAGGGAGTGTCTCTTTCCGATCCGTCATTGGGGGAGTTACTTGAAGAAATCGGGTTGATGAGTTCCGAGGATTTCTGGGAATCGGTTTCTCGGCTCCAGGGAATCGGGCTAGTTAACCTGACCCCAAATGCCGGAAAGCCAGTATATGGTGAGTTCCCAGACCCGCTTTTCGACTCCGTAACGCGTATGAAAGTCGCTCGTCGCATAAGGATTCGAGTAACTCTCGCTAGATATGGGGCACGTCTTATCCAGAAGTCCACCCGACAAGATGTCTCTCCCGTCTCGGTAACAGATTCCTGGACGCACCAAAGTGAGCTAACGGAAATGGCGGTGGATGCAAATGTAGCTGCGATGGAAGCAATGCGATACGAAGAAACGGATATTGAATAATCCAAAGCGGCGGAAGAAGGGCTTCCAGATTCGAGGTAGCTTGGGGCCGAGACCTGCGGCGGGTAATAAACGCCACTCTAAACAGGAGAGATATACCTGCATTTGGTACTGCGGTTGGTACTTGGTACTAATCATGCCGACTAGATAGTATCAGTGCGTATAATTCACAAGTCGTTTTAAAGTAATGGGTTAAGCGTGTTGACGCCTGGGTTTGTCCGCTAGTCTGGTACCTTGACATCGTAGAGGTCACAGGTTCGAGCCCTGTACCGCCCACTCCATAAAAAGCTTTGCGTTGCAATTATTGGCGACGCAAAGCTTTTTTCGTTTCTTGCCGGCATCCACCAGACCGCTTGGCTTCTGTCCGCTAGGTTGGACCGGACCGGACCGCTTCTTTTTTTGTTCCAGGTTGGACCGGACCGCTGAAATTCTTTGTTTCAAATTGCCTAGACCCCCTGGTGGTTAATTTGGGAGGTTTGGCGATGTGGCAGGCACGGCCTGGCCTACGGTTTTTCTAGTTGGACAGGACCGCTGTCCGTTTTGTTGGGGGAAGTTACTCATTCTGCCGTAGTGGGCATTTGGGGTGTTTGGGGAGGATGCGTCTGGGAGCACCAAAGCCTGCCGATAACCTCGGGACTCCTCTCGCGTGGAAACGTCATGGCACATCGAGACGCGCCCTTTGCCAGACTCTTTCACCTCGTCTCAAGCCGAGGGCGTCAGAAAACGAATGTCCTGGGCGATCGATCAGACGCCCGCATTAGGAGGAGCATTATCACGGAAAATCGAGCGAGTGAGCAAGCGACAATCTATTGCCCGGTCAGGGGCGTGGCGGGAAGCAAACAACGCGATCGAGAGGGGGAAGGCCAAGCCTCAAAAATGGGACGCGATCGCATGGCAACCCAACCAGTTCGTTCCGAACTGGTTGGGCCATCCTTCCGTCCAGCGGTTTTGTGGGCGCTACTTGCTCAGCTTCTTTTTCGCTTGAGCGACCCCTTTGCTCACCGTGTCGGCGAATTCGGCGGC
The nucleotide sequence above comes from Blastopirellula sp. J2-11. Encoded proteins:
- a CDS encoding DUF4393 domain-containing protein; this translates as MSGIEAISGVLRPVSEAAASLLEKLLGEPCQLAGGILADQIYVWQWRNRISILHKAQAIVEKDQIAAKVLPPGFLLPLIDAAGNVDEDELQSLWAGLLASAIEDSSSCNKAFVETLRVLGPSDVKILRRLSVSPIVQASFDKVKEGVSLSDPSLGELLEEIGLMSSEDFWESVSRLQGIGLVNLTPNAGKPVYGEFPDPLFDSVTRMKVARRIRIRVTLARYGARLIQKSTRQDVSPVSVTDSWTHQSELTEMAVDANVAAMEAMRYEETDIE